The Coffea arabica cultivar ET-39 chromosome 10e, Coffea Arabica ET-39 HiFi, whole genome shotgun sequence region gttaccaaaacaaccccataTTTttcagttcgaagctcactgtgaaattcaactagcagtcctgattcattcaatcatatctcagcacacacaactccgattcatgtaattccaaagccatttgaaagctaagatacaactctataattcttaagaagacattgacaaccaaatcagtagtattcccggtcaaactaaccaattacagaaactgattatcagtttcggatagaaacagggcagcaggggtatttcggtcttttcacaggctacgttgctccgattgggttgaaattttgcaggaaactataaaaaaccattctctacaactttcatgttttgtactaaacctaattcggcctctaacattaTGAACTGGAACCGAGCAGAACTGAAGTtggaatttccagaaatctggaatttgggcTATTAGTGCATACCActacttttcttgcttcatcctttcattgttttcctcttaACCAACATGCCAAGTGTTAACTCTAACTAAAACCATGAATCAAAGCTGTAACAATTAATCATACACATGGTAGGCCACTTAACCAACCCAACTACCACTTCACTAATTCAAGAGATTTAGCCATAGGAAGCATCCATACAACTTCTAGTTTACCCTCAAACCTTTAAATACTTAATATAACACCATAAAAGCAAGGATTAATGATCACATACCTCTCTTACAAGTTGATTAAGTCACCCAAAATAACCACCAACCAAAAGCTTCAAGGCTTGAAGATCACACACTAGAGTTGGATGGATTTCACTCAGTGACTCACTCCttcacttttaatttttttttcctaagatTAAACTAAGAgtaaaaagcaagaaaatggagtttcttcttctcctttgtTGCTCCAAGATGGGCGGCCAGCTTATGAAGGAAATGGAGcaaaaaaaatggttttaatTCATCAAATTCTTTGGTCAAATAAGTTGCATGGTTGGTGTCTTGCCACTTGGCAGCATCTTGGTCATTCTCTCACTAATCTTTGCCAAATCATGTTCCTATCCTCCAATTCTTTCCCTTATCTTACTAACACCCCTTAAATCTCATGTAAAGTCCTAACCACATGAAAAAGAATATTTGGAGATAAAGTATatggtgaaataaaataatactaagccaatgaaatattttaatcgcgtatactagagttttaacttataatcactaacttattattatcacttcaaatcatataatatttcctcattcaaaagtcacttttactcaccaattgaacatcattaagaTCAAAGAAAAGGTgtcttagtcacttaccttgcaaactcaagaaaagaacCAACTTAACACCTCTTGCTTCCAAATCATTTCACAACTAACCTCACTACTACTCAACTAAGGGTTTTTTATGGAGAATTTGGAaatttaaacggttgatttgctagattgagcaagattggagcaagaaatttgagagctttttcctttcttttctcttgaagatggccggccaagaagcttgaaatggagggtaattttgggtcaatttttgtttaattgataaagtggtgaatagtggtcaaaaccCAAGAACCAACCACTtcgcgacacctagcacctttttaattcaaagctatccttttgtctctctatCCTTAATCCAACTaagcaacctctacttatcttccaacacctagtaaattaattcctgtatacaaaacttaacctaattggtcgaattttatcgaacttaccgcactagtgggtcccacatccagtatacactcttaaaatcttataaactaacttatactagaaaaaatgatttcaaaaccatctttactcataaaaattattttcacaatttttcgaataaataaaatatgaaaaaccgtgcaattcaaagaaaataaaacctagcaattaagaaaattacgagTTCTCACAAAGCTCGTTAGCGagttcgagtatatatatatatatatatatatatatatatatatatatatatatatatatatatatatatattattttaagtatacatatatttttttatattttttattttaagtatatatatattttttattttttattttaatagtaaaatgacatatatatccttaatattttattatttattaagagaaaaatattattttatttatttttaaaaaaataaaaataattattttttatttttttcgatcTCGAGCTTGAAATTGTTGGctcgtcgagttcgagttcgagttcactaaaattatgtcaaaactcggctcgattaggccaaaactcgactcgactcgtctCATTTGTAGCCCTAATGTTGGGACATCAAAGTTGAGGATAATCTTCTAACCTATGGTTGGAAAAAAAATGCTATGATAGCATGTTATTAGTCCAGACTATATTCTCACAATTATGAACGAATATCGAATACACATATTCGATGTCAAAATTGTAAAAGTTTCTgcaatataaaataataattataaaaattacactttcaCAATTCAATATTATTCTCATATTCTGCTACTTCAACACATATATGCTATATTCTtattagaggtgtcaaaatgggtgacttaaACGGGTTTGGATTAGTTAAAATGGGTAATAGATATAAGTGAGTCAAACTATTTATACTCATTTAattatatgggtataaatgggtaagtcaataaatgaattgggtaaccaaattatccatttataacccatttattttaactttttgtaaactcatttcaatttatttttacaaattaagttatcaatttataccaccctTTGCatccatcattagttttaaatatttacttataatactCAATAAgtctaattatcaatttttttcatcCATACTCTATGTTGCAAAATTatatactatttaataattgaacaataaaaatataaaaatttagacaaagtactataaaagttaacataaaaacttaattcaaaaattttgaacccctaacattttttgtgtgtaaatttaaaatttcttttttaaaaggtAAGAAAAGAGGttaaaacttgtcataaattagtaatgttgaaaaatgagcaagttaacaaactaatagaaaataaaatgataagataaaatcgacaaataataataataataaaataaaagtaattaatatcatgacaaaatgaaaaatttgaaaaaataggTATGGGGAAAGAGAGGAAGTTTGGAGGAAGACAATTCTAAAGGGGTTGATTGGATTTGATGGGTTATCCAATAATACccatatgcaaaaatttaagatattcatacccatctattcatgggcaaGTATGAGTAAATTTTTAGATAAGTGGGTTTATTTGCGCACCTATAATTTTTATTCAACATTAAACTACATTTTATACAATAACCTACCGACAATTCTTTCCAATTATCCtcatttaataaaaaataatagctCACAATtatttacatattataaaattatTTCCTACATCAATACTTACAAAACAAACTTTACAAAATATAACTAGACAAACACATTATTAACACGGGTTACGTACACGCACCCTGTGCATAGCGCAGGCCCCATACTAGTAAAAGATAAAATTGACGGAGGGAAAACTTTTATAGCTATACACATTTTAAGTGCCATCAATTctttcaaaatcaaaaatttatGAAAAGAAATTGTAAGCCATCTTatccttttcaattttttggaaATACttaaatgtctagaaaataatgttagtaactaaagtgattgtatcagtataatctaaacgaataacgtgataataataatgtagtaatgctataaaataaaagggtatttttgtttaaaatttctTAATATATTGAGTTGAATTAgttatgggggtaaagtgattaaaaaataacGTTAAAGGATAAACTGATaatagtgatatagtttaagggagtaaagtgataataacccttgaAATAAATTAACTATAAAACTAGTTAATTTCTCTCCCTCTCCTTAACCAGAGCGGGGAAGCTTTTGACGTTTTATAACAAACAAGAGGGGAGGTCCCTACATTTTTAAAATTAAGAGGAGAGGCCCTTCACTTTTCCTAAAACTACAGGGGTGGTTAGCGTAATTTAGCCTTCTTCTTTTACTTGGTCAAAACGGCGTATCCTTCCTGGACCATCTTTCAtacctcaaaaaataaaaataaaagaaagaaaaatgtacGGCAAAATCAAAACCTTCATTCTTAAGCAAAAACCACAGAAAGAGATACCCTGTCCTGCGGTATTCCTAAATAATCAATAGCATTAATAAATCTTGACATTATCGCCATAATCTCTTTTTCCAGCTATAAAAGAAGATATTTTCTCATATAAAAACACCCAAAAGTGATGAAGAAAAGCCATATCTTCTTATTCTCAACAGTTTCATTAACCTTTCTTCTGGTATTCCTGAGCTTTCCCTCAATTTCAATGGCTGATTCAGAAATCCCATCATCATCTGAGGCCAAGGTCCACATAGTTTATACCGAGAGACCCCAAGATCAAGAACCTGAGGATTACCATATCAAGACTCTTTCCTCTGTTCTTGGCAggtccagttttttttttccccctcttcAAAAGTTATCTCTTTGTTTTATGTTTTGTTTTTAATGGAATTCTAGCATGGAAATTATGcttgtgtttttctttttgtttatttttgcattgTGGTACATGGGTTTGATTATCTTATGCTGATtcatgtgaaaattttggaaaacctgaaaataaattaaaaataaaatcagtgaGGAGGCTGCAAAGAAGGCTTTGGTGTACAGTTATAAACATGCTGCCAGTGGGTTCTCTGCTAAGCTGACTCCTGGACAGGTTGCTGAGCTCTCAAGTAAGTTTTTGGTgtttttcttgatttgattAGTAATATACGTATATTTTGTGCTGCTTTTCTTACATGGTTGTTATCATGATGATCGCGGTTATATTTAATATTGTTGTTAAATCTTACAATTTTTTTGGGAGGGGATTGGGGTTGGGGGAGAGTTTGTATTGTAAAAACCATTTTAAATGGACATATATGCATCAGGATTAAAGGAATTTTAACAAATTATTATGGATGATGTTTGTTGAATTATGTTGAATTATGGGTTGATTGCCTTTTTGAAATGGTCAATCTAAGTTATGATTTATGGAAGCATTTCATTTAGTGGATGTTATGGATTCTAAATATTGATCTGAGACTTGGCAAGGAAGAATGCTTTGACAAATAGTGCTTGATTACGCTCTTTAACTAGACAGGTTTTGAATTGTTGATCACACAAGGAAGTTATGAATCTATGGTGTTTATTTTCAGTATAAATTAAAACTCTTTGTGTTATGAGATTTGTGTCCCACACAGTAGGATGTATCTGGTTTTTTGGAATCCATGCTATTCAGCAAGATTTTGATTACCTCTAGCTTCCTCCACTGCTCAATCTTAGTTATATGAACCAAATGTGAAAAAGTTCTCTCAGATACTTTCACTCTTcttggaaaatttgttcaaattCAGATTTCTGCTTAGGATTGTGGCGTTGTCTCTGTCCTTCATAAGTATTTTTGTTGATGAGAAATATGGGCGTTCAATTGGCCTCTGTTTAATATGAGCAGAAACCTAAGGTAATGAAATAGTGTCACAGTTCTGTATTGTAGATACCATAAGAACTACTAATAGCTGAATTTTTTTGATCAGGCAAATACTCAAATTGACTTTTCTAAAGCAAAATATCTGCATGATGAGAAGTTACAATAATTAATATTAAGTTTGAGTTTTGGAATTTGGTACATGTTTTCCATGTCATGATATGCTTGTACCATTTTTCTTTATCAAATAGCATCAGGGACACTAAATGAAGAGATCTTTACAACAATGCTTTATTTATTGGTGCTTTTACTCCTGACTTGAAAGTTTGTTAGCTGACTTTGTCCTTCCATTCACCCTTATCTGCTCTTCGAGTGACAAGTGATCAGAATCTGCTTCATGAGTTCAAATGGGATATTCTTGATATTTATTTCCCTAAATTACTTTCAGAAGGGCTTAGGTGTCTTCTGACTGAATAGAAGCTTAATTGTGTGAAATAACTAAATCAGTAATATGCTATATGGTTTATCTTTGTTATCTGCATCTGCTCTGGAGAACTATGTCCTGTATTAGAATATTTATTGATGTGGTAAGTCTGGAAACACGAGTCTATTATTAGTTTGAGATTTCTGGTTGActaattcaaattttttgaGGTGGTTTCCTACATGCCATCTGCTAAACTGTAAGCAAAAATCACATGATGAAGGTCTCATATTACATAGGAGTCCTGAAACGTGAGGCAAATTTGATTTTGCAAATAGATCaggatttctttcttcttattgCTGGCATAGAGTACAACCAAAATGCTCTGGTCAATCTCAAAGCAACCTCTTGCTGCTTGTTTTCTTAGTGTGCACGAGTTAAACTCTAAGGTGCACATATTCTTGTTCAAATGCGACAGACTGATGAATACAATATTTTGGCAGAACAACCAGGAGTGCTGCAAGTTGTCGAAAGCCAGAAACTTCACCTTCATTCTGGACCTACGAAGCTGCACGTGTGAATTCATTATTGAGCTTGTTGGGTTTTCTTATGTATAAACTACTGATATAGACTTTTAGCTGCGTGTTTGAAGTGATAAGTGGATAAGTAAAACACTTCTATATGTACTACTAAGTCTTACAGTGTGGACCTTATGCAGTATGAATGTTTGATTGTACCAAATAAAAAGTAAGAGTTATTGAGAATCTTTTAAAGTATTGATGAATTAGTTCCTCATATTATGCATCTTTTCATACTTGGAATACATGTTGGTGCTTCATAGAATAAAATTGAATGGTtaagtttggatttatttggAAGTTGAGAAACTTGAGTTTGATATGAAGTGTATTATTTTGGGAGTTCATACGTAGTGGAGAAATGCGGAGAAATGAACCTTTTGGCAAAACGTTTTTCCTTGGAAATAGGAGTACGTGAAGAGATGGCCAAAACTGGGATGAACTTTTACTCTAAAACCAACTAAAATGCTGGTTGCAAATAGACATTATTACCTGAATTCCCAATATTGGCCACAAACTTGAGGCTAAATCTTGTTAGTAACTGGATGCTGCCTTTGTCTTTATCTGCAAATTTTGTCAAAGAGCTATGAGTGAGAGTTTTTAAGCTCATAGCTGTTTGTATTGGCAGGCAGTCATATATATAGTCTATAGAGATCTTGGTAAAGATTTCCTTGGCTTTGATGTATGGGAGTCGATCTTTTATTCTCAATACTAGCAGTACATCGGTTGATGACCTTTAGATCACGAGAGACTTTAACTTTAGTCACTAAACCAAAACTTGCTTGGCAATTAATAACAGGCTTGTCTCCAACTTAAGACAATATAAACAGTTCAAGGCAATTACTGCTTGATGATCTATTTGTGTTGCTAGTCAAAGCCACAGATGATTTTAATTATCTAATAAAGGGTGTCATGGAGTTTGTAAATATATCTATATCTAAAAAGATAacagtttctttttttctgaaaaacaatagaaaaagaaaaaacatctGATTTTCCATCTCTAGCTAGACTTGAGATCTTGCAACATCGTAGCAAAATTAAGTTCTCACCTTGAAGGTGAAAGGGAACAACGAGCGATGACCAGCTTGTCCCAAAGGCATGCATTGCAATCAATTATGGCTTTAAATACTTGCGATAGTGAAGCAACAAATAGTGTAGAAAATTAGAGGTCATTTCATTATCTTACCACTATAATCACAGATAACATGACCGTAGTTTATACAATTATTGTAAACCATACaccaaaatgggaaaaaaaatgtcTCTCTTTTATTTGCTGTCAATCTGACTCTTTTTCTTCTGCACCACCTCACACCCCAGGATAAAAGAAGTaccaatactagaaaagatAATTGCTATATTTAGGCCAATTAAAACAATCCCCGCCAAGTCACTCCAGGATCGTGCAAAAGTCAAAGCCCCCCACAATCCCCGCCAAGTGCTATGACCAAAACACCCAAAAGTAGTTATTTACCAGCCAATCCAAAGCTCCCGACGATATAGAATATAACAACAGAGAGGCAGAGGAAGGAGAGGAGGCAGATTGAGAGAGAGAATTCTTCTAAAATTCAagatcaagaaaataaaagttcTACAGgcagagaaaacaaaagaagaaggaGGATCTAATCATCATCCATGAAGAAGCCATCCTCATCCTCAAAAGCTCCTAACAGTGTCCTTCCTTATCAAACTCCAAGACTTAGAGAACACTATAATCTTGGAAAGAAATTAGGCCAAGGTCAATTTGGCACTACCTACCAATGCACAGAAAAAGCCACAGGCATTGAATA contains the following coding sequences:
- the LOC113713062 gene encoding subtilisin-like protease SBT3.17, with translation MKKSHIFLFSTVSLTFLLVFLSFPSISMADSEIPSSSEAKVHIVYTERPQDQEPEDYHIKTLSSVLGSEEAAKKALVYSYKHAASGFSAKLTPGQVAELSKQPGVLQVVESQKLHLHSGPTKLHV